One Amycolatopsis thermophila DNA segment encodes these proteins:
- a CDS encoding uracil-DNA glycosylase, whose amino-acid sequence MIANLAEHTDIVTRRKPRTLAELDAAVPQCRRCPRLVAWREEVAAAKRAAFADWTYWGRPVPGFGPADAAMAIVGLAPAAHGANRTGRMFTGDRSGDFLYQALYDIGLASQPHSTHIGDGLELKGVRITAPVKCAPPANKPLPSERDNCRPWLVREFELLLPTLRSVVVLGAFGWQALLPVLAQTWTVPKPSPKFGHGAHFVLPGAPELHLFGSFHVSQQNTFTGRLTPAMLRDVLSRAAGVAGLL is encoded by the coding sequence ATGATCGCCAACCTAGCGGAGCACACTGACATTGTGACCCGACGAAAGCCCCGCACGCTGGCCGAACTGGATGCCGCCGTCCCGCAGTGCCGCCGCTGCCCGCGTCTGGTCGCCTGGCGCGAGGAGGTGGCCGCGGCCAAGCGGGCCGCCTTCGCGGACTGGACCTACTGGGGACGCCCGGTGCCCGGGTTCGGACCGGCGGACGCGGCGATGGCGATCGTCGGGCTGGCGCCGGCGGCTCACGGCGCGAACCGCACCGGCCGGATGTTCACCGGCGACCGCTCCGGCGACTTCCTCTACCAGGCCCTCTACGACATCGGACTGGCCTCGCAGCCGCACTCGACCCACATCGGCGACGGCCTCGAACTCAAGGGCGTGCGCATCACCGCGCCCGTCAAGTGCGCGCCACCGGCCAACAAGCCGCTGCCGTCCGAGCGGGACAACTGCCGTCCCTGGCTGGTGCGGGAGTTCGAGCTGTTACTTCCGACACTCCGTTCCGTGGTCGTGCTCGGCGCGTTCGGGTGGCAGGCGCTGCTCCCGGTGCTCGCCCAGACGTGGACGGTGCCCAAGCCGTCGCCGAAGTTCGGCCACGGCGCGCACTTCGTCCTGCCCGGAGCCCCGGAACTTCACCTTTTTGGGTCGTTCCACGTCTCGCAGCAGAACACTTTCACCGGGCGGCTCACGCCGGCCATGCTGCGGGACGTGCTGAGCCGTGCCGCCGGGGTGGCCGGCCTCCTCTGA